A single window of Cottoperca gobio chromosome 9, fCotGob3.1, whole genome shotgun sequence DNA harbors:
- the LOC115013860 gene encoding UDP-glucuronosyltransferase 3A1-like: protein MLLQLGNPVITGFSYAGRAESYQTTTWSLGEKYIQEYNSWFLEQQTEFLLGRDNFNNFLNFMRHLSYQCDGLLGDKEVMTFLQREHYDIAILDAFNPCSFILAHKLGVHYIAFYPGTLNGPLSIALPSPVSYIPVFSSELSDHMNLWGRAKNLFYSLLAPVGQELIWSTFREVAERHLESGSPPGGLEELHQGAELWAFNTDFSLEFPQPLMPYTVLVGGLLNKPAKPLEQDLEMWISNCGEAGFIVVTLGSMVSSVSVDPLLVELVAGFSRIPQGVLWRYDPKRWPSHLDRPPNLMLGDWLPLNDLLGHTKARLFITHGGQNSLLQAVYHAVPVLGIPLFGDQFDNVVRAETKGLGLTINPTQITRELLSSTIQTLIQDIRFKSSAFSLSRIHKSHPVPPALRLIQWVEHILHSGGGTHLRLASLTQPWYQRYLVDLVLLLFLGLFGPIVMCWTFCRNKNNRDKHKKIQ, encoded by the exons ATGCTCTTGCAACTGGGCAACCCTGTTATAACAG GTTTTTCCTACGCAGGCCGTGCAGAGAGTTACCAGACGACCACCTGGTCCTTAGGAGAGAAATACATCCAAGAATACAATAGCTGGTTCCTGGAGCAACAGACAGAGTTTTTACTGGGAAG gGATAACTTTAATAACTTTCTAAACTTCATGAGGCACCTGTCCTATCAGTGTGACGGTCTGTTAGGGGACAAAGAGGTGATGACTTTCCTCCAGAGGGAACACTATGACATCGCCATCCTTGATGCTTTTAACCCCTGCTCCTTCATCCTGGCACACAAACTTG GGGTCCACTACATCGCTTTCTATCCTGGCACTCTGAACGGTCCTCTGTCCATCGCTCTCCCCAGCCCAGTCTCCTACATCCCAGTCTTCAGCTCCGAGCTGTCCGACCACATGAACCTCTGGGGTCGTGCAAAGAacctcttttattctcttttggCTCCTGTAG GCCAGGAACTTATATGGTCAACATTTAGGGAAGTAGCTGAGCGCCACCTTGAGTCAGGCTCACCCCCTGGAGGTCTGGAGGAGTTACATCAAGGAGCTGAACTTTGGGCCTTCAACACTGACTTTTCACTGGAGTTCCCCCAGCCTCTTATGCCCTACACTGTGCTGGTGGGAGGTCTGCTGAATAAACCTGCGAAGCCTCTGGAGCAG GATCTGGAGATGTGGATCTCCAATTGTGGAGAGGCAGGTTTCATTGTCGTGACTCTGGGATCAATGGTCTCTTCGGTCTCTGTGGACCCTCTGCTTGTGGAGTTGGTGGCTGGCTTCTCTCGGATCCCTCAGGGGGTGCTCTGGAG GTATGACCCCAAGCGATGGCCATCTCACCTGGACAGACCTCCCAATCTCATGCTCGGGGATTGGCTGCCTCTTAATGATCTGCTGG GCCACACAAAAGCACGTCTCTTTATCACCCATGGTGGACAAAACAGCCTGCTCCAGGCAGTGTACCATGCTGTTCCTGTGCTGGGAATCCCTCTGTTTGGAGACCAGTTTGATAATGTGGTGAGGGCTGAAACAAAGGGACTTGGCCTCACCATCAACCCCACACAGATCACCAGGGAACTGCTCAGCTCCACTATTCAAACACTCATACAGGACATCAG GTTCAAGTCTTCAGCTTTTTCTCTTAGCAGGATCCACAAATCCCATCCTGTCCCTCCAGCCCTTCGACTCATCCAATGGGTGGAGCACATACTGCACAGTGGAGGTGGAACTCATTTAAGGCTGGCTTCACTGACGCAACCATGGTACCAGAGATACCTAGTGGACCTGGTGCTTCTTCTCTTCCTGGGGCTTTTTGGACCCATAGTTATGTGCTGGACTTTCTGTAGGAACAAGAATAACAgggacaaacacaaaaaaatacaataa
- the pdxp gene encoding pyridoxal phosphate phosphatase has translation MAGAFGFKGCQKIRGPQIRNLLEAKDFILLDCDGVIWHGEKAITGAAKVVNSLVRHGKNVVFVTNNCTRPRENYVHKFSRLGFTDVMLEQIFSSSYCSALYLRDVVKIGGQVFVMGCEALRRELQEAGIPCVEEADEPDATIYNCALAPDVKAVLVGHDDKMTFLKLAKASCYLRDPDCLFLATDNDPWHPLSGGRILPGSGSLTAALEVSSGRKATVIGKPSRFMFECISSQFRGVDPAQCLMIGDRLETDMLFGSNCGLDTMLTLTGVSQIEEAQEYRNSELSTNQSLVPNYVVDTIADFLPAFEELEELEEQSN, from the exons ATGGCAGGCGCCTTTGGCTTCAAAGGCTGCCAGAAAATTCGAGGTCCGCAGATTAGAAATCTGCTCGAGGCGAAGGACTTCATCCTCCTCGACTGCGACGGGGTCATATGGCACGGAGAGAAGGCGATAACGGGCGCGGCAAAGGTGGTGAATTCGCTGGTACGGCACGGCAAAAACGTAGTGTTCGTCACCAACAACTGCACCAGGCCCCGGGAGAATTATGTGCACAAGTTCTCCCGGCTGGGCTTCACCGACGTGATGCTGGAGCAGATCTTCAGCTCGTCGTACTGCTCGGCTCTCTACCTAAGGGACGTCGTTAAGATCGGCGGCCAGGTGTTCGTCATGGGCTGCGAAGCACTGCgcagggagctgcaggaggCGGGCATCCCCTGTGTGGAGGAGGCGGACGAGCCGGACGCCACAATCTACAACTGCGCTCTGGCTCCGGACGTCAAGGCGGTGCTGGTGGGACATGATGATAAAATGACTTTTCTCAAACTGGCCAAAGCCTCGTGCTACCTGAGGGACCCGGACTGTCTGTTCCTGGCCACCGACAACGACCCCTGGCACCCTCTGTCAGGTGGAAGGATACTGCCAG GTTCTGGGTCCCTCACTGCAGCCCTGGAGGTGTCCTCAGGTCGCAAGGCCACTGTGATCGGGAAGCCTAGCCGCTTCATGTTCGAGTGCATCTCCAGTCAGTTCAGGGGGGTGGACCCCGCCCAGTGCCTGATGATCGGGGACCGCCTGGAGACAGACATGCTGTTCGGGTCCAACTGCGGCCTCGACACCATGCTCACTCTCACCGGTGTGTCTCAGATCGAGGAGGCCCAGGAGTACAGGAATAGTGAGCTGTCCACCAACCAAAGCTTGGTGCCCAACTACGTGGTGGACACCATCGCTGACTTCTTACCTGCTTTTGAGGAACTGGAGGAACTGGAAGAACAGAGCAATTGA
- the kgd4 gene encoding alpha-ketoglutarate dehydrogenase component 4 → MGSKVSSKMAAPAARVIQAIRPRAPLIKFPNRHDIPRPNAEKVLKTLAVNISPHNAPAPLSRPHVPLTPISGRPDTLASIQLIPARYRRRPMAVDEMDYIQRGGPD, encoded by the exons ATGGGAAGCAAAGTCAGCTCCAAAATGGCAGCTCCAGCCGCCCGAGTTATCCAG GCTATTCGGCCTCGCGCTCCTTTGATCAAGTTTCCCAACAGACATGACATCCCAAGGCCCAATG CCGAAAAAGTGTTGAAAACGTTAGCGGTTAACATTTCACCGCACAACGCTCCAGCTCCGTTATCAAGACCTCATGTACCTTTGACCCCAATTTCTGGCAGGCCAGACACCCTGGCCTCCATTCAGCTAATACCTGCAAGGTACCGCAGGAGACCGATGGCAGTGGATGAAATGGACTACATCCAG cGAGGTGGACCAGATTGA
- the LOC115013331 gene encoding betaine--homocysteine S-methyltransferase 1-like, giving the protein MAPGKKGILERLDAGEVVIGDGGFVFALEKRGYVKAGPWTPEAAAEHPEAVRQLHREFLRAGANVMQTFTFYASDDKLENRGNKLTFTGAQINEAACDLAREVANEGDALVAGGVCQTPSYLSCKSETDVKAILKKQLDVFVKKNVDFLIAEYFEHVEEAVWAVEVLKKTGKPIAACMCIGPEGDMHGVSPAECAVRLVKAGAQIVGINCHFDPMTCVKAVKMMKEGVEKAGLKAHYMVQPLAYHTPDCSCQGFIDLPEFPFGLEPRILSRWDMHKYAREAYNAGIHFIGGCCGFEPYHIRAVAEELAPERGFLPAASEKHGNWGAGLEMHTKPWVRARARRDYWENLKPASGRPQCPSMSVPDGWGVTKGDDALMQQKEATSEDQLKKLFDRSKN; this is encoded by the exons ATGGCACCAGGAAAGAAG GGAATCTTAGAGCGTCTTGACGCTGGGGAAGTTGTGATCGGCGATGGAGGTTTTGTGTTTGCCCTGGAGAAGAGAGGCTATGTGAAGGCCGGTCCCTGGACCCCTGAAGCTGCCGCAGAGCACCCAGAAGCAG TGCGACAGCTGCACAGGGAGTTCCTGAGGGCGGGGGCTAATGTTATGCAGACGTTCACCTTCTACGCCAGTGATGACAAACTGGAGAACAGGGGCAACAAGCTCACCTTCACT GGAGCTCAGATCAACGAGGCCGCCTGTGATTTGGCCCGTGAGGTTGCCAACGAGGGCGACGCTCTGGTTGCCGGAGGAGTGTGTCAGACTCCATCCTACCTGAGCTGCAAGAGTGAGACAGATGTGAAGGCCATCCTAAAGAAACAGCTGGATGTGTTTGTCAAGAAAAATGTGGACTTCTTGATTGCTGAg TACTTCGAGCATGTTGAAGAGGCCGTGTGGGCTGTAGAGGTGCTGAAGAAGACAGGGAAGCCTATCGCTGCTTGTATGTGTATCGGACCAGAGGGAGACATGCACGGTGTCTCACCTGCAGAGTGCGCTGTCAGGCTGGTCAAAGCCG GCGCCCAGATTGTGGGAATCAACTGCCACTTTGACCCCATGACCTGCGTGAAAGCTGTCAAGATGATGAAGGAGGGAGTGGAGAAGGCTGGGCTGAAGGCTCACTACATGGTGCAGCCCCTGGCATACCACACCCCCGACTGCAGCTGTCAGGGATTCATCGATCTGCCAGAATTCCCCTTcg GTCTGGAGCCCAGGATCCTGTCCCGATGGGACATGCACAAATACGCCAGGGAGGCCTACAATGCAGGCATTCACTTCATTGGTGGCTGCTGTGGATTTGAGCCTTATCACATCAGGGCTGTTGCAGAGGAGCTGGCCCCTGAGAGAGGTTTTCTCCCAGCTGCGTCAGAGAAACACGGCAACTGGGGTGCTGGTCTGGAGATGCACACCAAGCCATGGGTCAGAGCCAG AGCCCGTCGTGACTACTGGGAGAACCTGAAGCCCGCCTCTGGTCGTCCACAGTGTCCCTCCATGTCTGTCCCCGATGGCTGGGGTGTTACCAAGGGAGATGATGCTCTCATGCAGCAGAAAGAGGCTACCTCTGAGGACCAACTCAAAAAGCTGTTTGACAGGTCAAAGAACTGA
- the LOC115013615 gene encoding betaine--homocysteine S-methyltransferase 1-like isoform X1 — translation MAPGKKGILERLNAGEVVIGDGGFVFALEKRGYVKAGPWTPEATVTHPEAVRQLHREFLRAGSNVMQTFTFYASDDKLENRGQNLKLSGAQINEAACDLAKEVASEGDALVAGGVCQTPSYLSCKSETEVKAVFKKQLEVFMKNNVDFLIAEYFEHVEEAEWAVQVLKTTGKPVAASMCIGPDGDMHGISPGECAVRLVKAGAQIVGINCHFDPMTCVKTVKMMKEGVEKARLKAHYMVQPLAYHTPDCSCQGFIDLPEFPFALEPRILTRWDMHKYARESYKAGIRFIGGCCGFEPYHIRAIAEELASERGIVAPGSEKHGMWGAGLEMHTKPWVRARARRDYWENLSPASGRPKCPSMSSPEGWGVTKGHTELMQHKEATSSQEMKHVMDMQKKVKSSA, via the exons ATGGCACCTGGCAAGAAG GGTATCCTTGAGCGTCTGAATGCTGGGGAGGTGGTGATCGGCGATGGAGGCTTCGTGTTTGCCCTCGAGAAAAGAGGCTACGTGAAGGCCGGGCCATGGACTCCTGAGGCTACTGTCACACACCCTGAGGCCG TGCGGCAGCTGCACAGGGAGTTCCTGAGGGCAGGCTCTAATGTGATGCAGACATTCACGTTCTACGCCAGCGATGACAAATTGGAGAACAGGGGTCAGAACTTGAAACTCTCT GGGGCACAAATCAACGAGGCAGCCTGTGACCTGGCAAAGGAAGTAGCCAGTGAAGGAGACGCACTGGTAGCCGGTGGAGTGTGTCAGACTCCATCCTACCTGAGCTGCAAGAGTGAGACAGAAGTGAAGGCCGTCTTTaagaagcagctggaggtgTTCATGAAGAACAACGTGGATTTCCTGATTGCTGAG TACTTTGAGCATGTTGAGGAGGCGGAGTGGGCTGTGCAGGTGCTGAAGACCACCGGAAAGCCTGTAGCTGCTTCTATGTGCATCGGACCGGATGGAGATATGCACGGCATCTCACCTGGAGAGTGTGCTGTCAGGCTGGTGAAGGCCG GCGCCCAGATTGTGGGAATCAACTGCCACTTTGACCCCATGACCTGCGTGAAGACTGTCAAGATGATGAAGGAGGGAGTGGAGAAGGCCAGGCTGAAGGCTCATTACATGGTGCAGCCCCTGGCATACCACACCCCCGACTGCAGCTGTCAGGGATTCATCGATCTGCCAGAATTCCCCTTCG CCCTGGAGCCCAGGATCCTGACCCGCTGGGACATGCACAAGTACGCCAGAGAGTCCTATAAGGCTGGCATCCGCTTCATTGGTGGCTGCTGTGGATTTGAGCCCTATCACATCAGGGCTATAGCAGAGGAGCTGGCCTCTGAGAGAGGAATAGTGGCCCCGGGCTCAGAGAAACATGGCATGTGGGGTGCTGGTCTGGAGATGCACACCAAACCCTGGGTCCGAGCCAg ggCCCGTCGTGACTACTGGGAGAATCTGTCTCCGGCATCTGGTCGTCCCAAGTGTCCGTCCATGTCTTCACCAGAGGGCTGGGGTGTGACCAAGGGCCACACTGAACTGATGCAGCACAAAGAGGCTACCAGCAGCCAGGAAATGAAGCATGTGATGGACATGCAGAAGAAGGTCAAGTCATCTGCATGA
- the LOC115013615 gene encoding betaine--homocysteine S-methyltransferase 1-like isoform X2, with protein sequence MSSEKRGILERLNAGEVVIGDGGFVFALEKRGYVKAGPWTPEATVTHPEAVRQLHREFLRAGSNVMQTFTFYASDDKLENRGQNLKLSGAQINEAACDLAKEVASEGDALVAGGVCQTPSYLSCKSETEVKAVFKKQLEVFMKNNVDFLIAEYFEHVEEAEWAVQVLKTTGKPVAASMCIGPDGDMHGISPGECAVRLVKAGAQIVGINCHFDPMTCVKTVKMMKEGVEKARLKAHYMVQPLAYHTPDCSCQGFIDLPEFPFALEPRILTRWDMHKYARESYKAGIRFIGGCCGFEPYHIRAIAEELASERGIVAPGSEKHGMWGAGLEMHTKPWVRARARRDYWENLSPASGRPKCPSMSSPEGWGVTKGHTELMQHKEATSSQEMKHVMDMQKKVKSSA encoded by the exons GGTATCCTTGAGCGTCTGAATGCTGGGGAGGTGGTGATCGGCGATGGAGGCTTCGTGTTTGCCCTCGAGAAAAGAGGCTACGTGAAGGCCGGGCCATGGACTCCTGAGGCTACTGTCACACACCCTGAGGCCG TGCGGCAGCTGCACAGGGAGTTCCTGAGGGCAGGCTCTAATGTGATGCAGACATTCACGTTCTACGCCAGCGATGACAAATTGGAGAACAGGGGTCAGAACTTGAAACTCTCT GGGGCACAAATCAACGAGGCAGCCTGTGACCTGGCAAAGGAAGTAGCCAGTGAAGGAGACGCACTGGTAGCCGGTGGAGTGTGTCAGACTCCATCCTACCTGAGCTGCAAGAGTGAGACAGAAGTGAAGGCCGTCTTTaagaagcagctggaggtgTTCATGAAGAACAACGTGGATTTCCTGATTGCTGAG TACTTTGAGCATGTTGAGGAGGCGGAGTGGGCTGTGCAGGTGCTGAAGACCACCGGAAAGCCTGTAGCTGCTTCTATGTGCATCGGACCGGATGGAGATATGCACGGCATCTCACCTGGAGAGTGTGCTGTCAGGCTGGTGAAGGCCG GCGCCCAGATTGTGGGAATCAACTGCCACTTTGACCCCATGACCTGCGTGAAGACTGTCAAGATGATGAAGGAGGGAGTGGAGAAGGCCAGGCTGAAGGCTCATTACATGGTGCAGCCCCTGGCATACCACACCCCCGACTGCAGCTGTCAGGGATTCATCGATCTGCCAGAATTCCCCTTCG CCCTGGAGCCCAGGATCCTGACCCGCTGGGACATGCACAAGTACGCCAGAGAGTCCTATAAGGCTGGCATCCGCTTCATTGGTGGCTGCTGTGGATTTGAGCCCTATCACATCAGGGCTATAGCAGAGGAGCTGGCCTCTGAGAGAGGAATAGTGGCCCCGGGCTCAGAGAAACATGGCATGTGGGGTGCTGGTCTGGAGATGCACACCAAACCCTGGGTCCGAGCCAg ggCCCGTCGTGACTACTGGGAGAATCTGTCTCCGGCATCTGGTCGTCCCAAGTGTCCGTCCATGTCTTCACCAGAGGGCTGGGGTGTGACCAAGGGCCACACTGAACTGATGCAGCACAAAGAGGCTACCAGCAGCCAGGAAATGAAGCATGTGATGGACATGCAGAAGAAGGTCAAGTCATCTGCATGA